From one Acidibrevibacterium fodinaquatile genomic stretch:
- the topA gene encoding type I DNA topoisomerase, with protein sequence MSDVVVVESPAKAKTINKYLGGGYTVLASLGHVRDLPPKDGSVRPEQDFAMDWEADGRGEKQIAAIAAALKGARRLYLATDPDREGEAISWHVRAMLEARRALKGVEVYRISFNEITKNAIRTAMAHPRDLDQSLIEAYLARRALDYLVGFTLSPVLWRKLPGSRSAGRVQSVALRLICEREAEIETFRAREYWTVEADFTTPRGDPFTARLTHLDGKRLDPFDLADERAALAAKAAVAKGGFSITAVEKKRVKRHPPPPFTTSTLQQEASRKLGFGAQQTMRLAQQLYEGVDIGGEAVGLITYMRTDGVQMAAEAIAAIRDHVRAAFGADYVPARPREYQTKAKNAQEAHEAIRPTDITLTPERAAPHLSPEQRRLYELIWKRAAAAQMQSAELDQVSVEIAAGRTRLRATGSTLAFDGFLKLYREDQDEAEGEEEGRILPAMAEGERPALGEVRADQHFTQPPPRYSEASLVKKMEELGIGRPSTYASILSVLQERAYVRLEKRRFIPEDRGRLVTAFLVSFFNRYVDTGFTAALEEQLDDVSGGRVGWRDVMRAFWDAFSAAVEETRDLKVSDVIEALDRDLGPHFFPPRADGSDPRLCPACGSGRLGLRLGRHGSFIGCSNYPECRYTRKLAIEGGEGDAETLREGMRLLGQHPETGEDITVRRGPYGLYVQQGEAPEDPKSKARPKRASLPRGMNGEEITLAQALGLLSLPRQIGLHPETGEPIAAGLGRFGPYIRMGGVYASLDRDDDVLSVGLNRAVDLLARKLASVRNLGPHPKDSAPITVRKGRFGPYVQHGQMVANLPRGMALEEVTAEQAVALLAEKGKVLRPRGKAAAKANGKGAAEARAKAAKPAAPKAAAKSAKVPARKPAAAKAKPATRPAKAKAVPAAKPRKAAP encoded by the coding sequence ATGTCCGACGTCGTCGTTGTCGAATCCCCGGCCAAAGCCAAGACCATCAACAAATATCTCGGCGGCGGTTACACCGTCCTCGCGAGCCTCGGCCATGTCCGCGATCTCCCGCCCAAAGACGGCAGTGTGCGGCCCGAGCAGGATTTCGCCATGGATTGGGAGGCCGACGGACGGGGCGAGAAGCAAATCGCCGCCATCGCCGCGGCGCTGAAAGGGGCGCGCCGGCTCTATCTCGCGACCGACCCGGACCGCGAGGGGGAGGCGATTTCCTGGCATGTCCGCGCCATGCTGGAGGCGCGGCGGGCGCTCAAGGGCGTCGAAGTCTATCGCATCAGTTTCAATGAAATCACCAAGAATGCCATCCGCACCGCGATGGCGCATCCGCGCGATCTCGACCAGTCGCTGATCGAGGCCTATCTCGCGCGCCGGGCGCTCGATTACCTGGTCGGCTTCACCCTGTCGCCGGTCTTGTGGCGGAAATTGCCGGGAAGCCGGAGCGCCGGGCGCGTGCAATCGGTCGCACTCCGCCTGATCTGCGAGCGCGAAGCCGAGATCGAAACCTTCCGTGCCCGCGAATATTGGACCGTGGAGGCGGATTTCACGACGCCGCGCGGCGATCCCTTCACCGCCCGCCTCACCCATCTCGATGGCAAGCGGCTCGATCCGTTCGATCTCGCCGACGAGCGCGCGGCGCTGGCGGCGAAAGCGGCGGTCGCCAAAGGCGGGTTCAGCATCACCGCGGTCGAGAAAAAGCGCGTCAAACGCCATCCGCCGCCGCCCTTCACCACCTCGACACTCCAGCAGGAAGCGAGCCGCAAGCTCGGCTTCGGCGCGCAGCAGACCATGCGTCTCGCGCAACAGCTTTACGAGGGGGTCGATATCGGCGGCGAGGCGGTCGGCCTGATCACCTATATGCGCACCGACGGGGTGCAGATGGCGGCCGAGGCGATCGCCGCGATCCGCGACCATGTCCGCGCCGCGTTCGGCGCCGATTACGTGCCGGCGCGGCCACGCGAATACCAGACCAAGGCCAAGAACGCCCAGGAAGCGCATGAGGCAATCCGCCCGACCGACATCACACTGACCCCCGAGCGCGCCGCCCCCCATCTCTCGCCCGAGCAGCGCCGGCTCTACGAGCTGATTTGGAAGCGTGCGGCGGCGGCGCAGATGCAATCGGCCGAACTCGATCAGGTCAGCGTCGAGATCGCGGCTGGTAGGACGCGGCTGCGCGCCACCGGCTCGACCCTCGCCTTCGATGGCTTCCTGAAACTCTATCGCGAGGATCAGGACGAGGCCGAGGGCGAGGAGGAAGGCCGCATCCTGCCGGCAATGGCGGAGGGCGAACGGCCGGCGCTCGGCGAGGTCCGCGCCGATCAGCATTTCACCCAGCCGCCGCCGCGTTATTCCGAGGCGTCGCTGGTCAAGAAGATGGAGGAACTCGGCATCGGCCGCCCCTCCACCTACGCCTCCATCCTCTCGGTGTTGCAGGAGCGCGCCTATGTGCGGCTCGAAAAGCGCCGCTTCATTCCCGAGGATCGCGGCCGGCTGGTGACCGCGTTTCTGGTCAGCTTTTTCAACCGCTACGTCGATACCGGCTTCACCGCCGCCCTCGAGGAGCAGCTCGACGACGTCTCTGGCGGCCGGGTCGGCTGGCGGGACGTGATGCGCGCCTTCTGGGACGCGTTTTCCGCCGCCGTCGAGGAGACGCGGGATCTCAAGGTCTCGGACGTCATCGAGGCGCTGGATCGTGATCTCGGGCCGCATTTTTTTCCGCCGCGCGCCGATGGCAGCGATCCGCGGCTCTGCCCCGCTTGCGGCAGCGGCCGGCTGGGTCTGCGCCTCGGCCGGCATGGCAGCTTCATCGGCTGCTCGAACTATCCCGAATGCCGCTATACCCGCAAACTCGCGATCGAAGGGGGCGAAGGCGATGCGGAGACGCTGCGCGAAGGCATGCGTCTTCTCGGCCAGCACCCCGAGACCGGAGAAGACATCACCGTCCGCCGCGGCCCTTATGGGCTTTACGTCCAGCAGGGCGAGGCGCCCGAGGATCCAAAGTCGAAGGCGCGGCCAAAGCGCGCCTCGCTGCCGCGCGGCATGAATGGCGAGGAAATTACGCTGGCGCAGGCGCTCGGCCTGCTTTCGCTGCCGCGCCAGATCGGGCTGCACCCCGAAACCGGCGAGCCGATCGCGGCCGGGCTCGGCCGTTTCGGCCCCTACATCCGCATGGGCGGCGTCTATGCCTCGCTCGACCGCGATGACGATGTGCTTTCGGTCGGGCTCAACCGTGCCGTCGATCTTCTCGCGCGGAAACTCGCGAGCGTGCGCAATCTCGGCCCGCATCCCAAGGATTCGGCGCCGATCACGGTGCGTAAGGGCCGGTTCGGCCCCTATGTCCAGCATGGTCAGATGGTCGCCAATCTGCCGCGCGGCATGGCGTTGGAGGAGGTGACGGCGGAACAGGCGGTCGCTTTGCTCGCCGAGAAGGGCAAGGTTTTGCGCCCGCGCGGCAAGGCGGCGGCGAAAGCGAACGGCAAAGGCGCGGCCGAAGCGCGGGCGAAGGCGGCCAAGCCCGCGGCGCCGAAGGCGGCGGCAAAATCGGCGAAGGTGCCGGCGCGCAAACCCGCCGCAGCCAAGGCAAAGCCAGCGACACGGCCGGCGAAAGCCAAAGCCGTGCCGGCCGCGAAACCACGCAAGGCTGCACCCTGA
- the plsY gene encoding glycerol-3-phosphate 1-O-acyltransferase PlsY: MSFFAVWGAIALGYLLGAIPFGLLLTRLAGLGDIRAIGSGNIGATNVLRTGRRGLAAATLLLDAAKGAAAVLLVRGWLAPGVPAAMWLAALGAVIGHVFPLWLRFRGGKGVATALGVLLAACWPAGALACLIWLLVAVIGRRSSLAALIAVAASPLLVFIFAGPVALAPSLAIAALIIWRHRANIARLRAGTEPRIGAKS, from the coding sequence ATGAGCTTTTTCGCGGTTTGGGGCGCGATCGCCCTCGGCTATCTCCTCGGGGCGATCCCGTTCGGATTGCTGCTGACCCGGCTCGCCGGCCTCGGCGACATCCGTGCCATCGGTTCGGGCAATATCGGTGCGACCAACGTGCTGCGCACCGGCCGGCGCGGCCTTGCCGCGGCGACGCTGCTGCTCGATGCCGCCAAGGGTGCGGCTGCGGTGCTGCTGGTGCGCGGGTGGCTCGCGCCGGGCGTTCCGGCGGCGATGTGGCTTGCGGCACTCGGCGCGGTGATCGGCCATGTCTTCCCGCTCTGGCTCCGGTTTCGCGGCGGCAAGGGGGTGGCAACCGCCCTCGGCGTGCTGCTCGCCGCGTGTTGGCCGGCGGGCGCGCTCGCTTGCCTGATCTGGCTGCTCGTCGCCGTGATCGGCCGCCGCTCCTCGCTCGCCGCCCTGATCGCCGTGGCCGCGAGCCCGCTGCTCGTCTTCATCTTCGCCGGCCCCGTCGCGCTGGCGCCGAGCCTCGCCATCGCCGCCCTGATCATCTGGCGCCATCGCGCCAATATCGCCCGCCTGCGCGCCGGCACCGAGCCGCGGATCGGCGCCAAGTCATGA
- a CDS encoding aspartate carbamoyltransferase catalytic subunit, which yields MGESPRHLLTIEGLAPPAIAHLLDLAESYVLLNRSGRTERDMLRGRTLINLFFEDSTRTRTSFELAGKRLGADVINMSVAASSVNKGETLLDTAATLNAMQCDLLVVRHAQSGAPSLLAQKVDAAVINAGDGTHEHPTQALLDALTIRRHKGDFAGLVVAICGDVAHSRVARSNIHLLITVGATVRVVGPPTLIPAAIAGLGVSVFHDMKAGLAGADVVMMLRLQKERMARGLVPSAREYFRFWGLDAEKFAHAKPDALVMHPGPMNRGVEIDSDLADDPTHSVIREQVEMGVAVRMAVLDTLARSRALSRNV from the coding sequence TTGGGCGAGTCGCCGCGCCATCTGCTGACGATCGAGGGGCTGGCGCCGCCGGCGATCGCGCATCTCCTCGATCTCGCCGAGAGCTATGTGCTGCTCAACCGCTCCGGCCGCACCGAGCGCGACATGCTGCGCGGGCGGACCTTGATCAATCTCTTTTTCGAGGACAGCACCCGCACACGCACCAGTTTCGAACTCGCCGGCAAACGCCTCGGCGCCGATGTCATCAATATGTCGGTCGCGGCGTCTTCGGTGAACAAAGGCGAGACGCTGCTCGACACCGCGGCGACGCTGAACGCCATGCAATGCGACCTCCTGGTGGTTCGCCATGCGCAATCGGGCGCACCAAGCCTTCTCGCCCAGAAAGTGGACGCGGCGGTGATCAATGCCGGCGACGGCACCCACGAGCACCCGACCCAGGCGCTGCTCGATGCCCTCACCATCCGCCGCCACAAGGGGGATTTTGCCGGGCTCGTCGTCGCCATTTGCGGTGACGTCGCGCATTCCCGGGTCGCGCGTTCGAATATCCATCTCCTGATCACCGTCGGCGCGACGGTGCGGGTGGTGGGGCCGCCGACGCTGATCCCGGCGGCGATCGCGGGGCTCGGGGTCAGCGTGTTCCATGACATGAAGGCGGGGCTCGCCGGGGCGGATGTGGTGATGATGCTGCGGCTCCAGAAAGAGCGCATGGCGCGCGGCCTGGTGCCGAGTGCGCGCGAATATTTCCGCTTCTGGGGGCTCGATGCCGAGAAGTTCGCGCACGCCAAGCCCGATGCCCTGGTCATGCATCCCGGGCCGATGAATCGCGGCGTCGAGATCGACAGCGACCTCGCCGACGATCCCACCCACAGCGTTATCCGCGAGCAGGTCGAGATGGGGGTCGCGGTGCGCATGGCGGTGCTCGACACGCTCGCGCGCAGCCGGGCCTTGTCGCGCAATGTCTGA
- the gltX gene encoding glutamate--tRNA ligase, with protein MTVRTRFAPSPTGLLHIGGARTALFNYLFSRHHGGQFLLRIEDTDRARSTDQAVQVILDGLAWLGLTPDEPPLFQSTRAARHAEVAHALLAAGRAYRCYASAEELRLMREQALKEGRPPRYDGRWRDRDPAEAPAGVAPAIRLKAPRDGETVVEDLVQGSVRVANAELDDMIILRSDGTPTYLHAVVVDDHDMAITHVIRGDDHLTNTFRQVQIYQAMGWEMPRFAHIPLIHGADGAKLSKRHGAVSVLEFREQGFLPEAVCNYLLRLGWGHGDAEILSREEAIRLFDLDGVGRGAARMDYAKLTHLNAVWLRAADDARLAEEVMARLAGKPGLVSDDVARARIQTLMPALKERARTLVELAESAAFLARTPPLPMNEKAQALLDAPGARAMLGDLAQTLAAAAFTPAALHDALRGFAEAHGKKLGEVAQPLRAALTGATTSPPIDATLAALGREETLARLTAVLG; from the coding sequence ATGACCGTCCGCACCCGCTTCGCGCCCAGCCCCACCGGGCTTTTGCATATCGGCGGCGCCCGCACCGCGCTGTTCAATTATCTCTTCAGCCGCCACCATGGCGGCCAATTCCTGCTGCGCATCGAGGATACCGATCGCGCCCGCAGCACCGATCAGGCGGTCCAGGTCATCCTCGACGGGCTCGCCTGGCTTGGACTGACCCCCGATGAGCCGCCGCTGTTCCAATCGACGCGCGCCGCGCGCCATGCCGAGGTCGCGCACGCCCTGCTCGCGGCCGGGCGTGCCTATCGCTGCTATGCCAGCGCCGAGGAGCTGCGTTTGATGCGCGAACAGGCGCTGAAAGAAGGCCGCCCGCCGCGTTATGACGGGCGTTGGCGCGACCGCGACCCGGCCGAGGCGCCGGCGGGTGTCGCGCCGGCGATCCGCCTCAAAGCCCCGCGCGACGGCGAGACCGTGGTCGAGGATCTCGTGCAGGGCTCCGTGCGGGTCGCCAATGCCGAACTCGACGACATGATCATCCTGCGTAGCGATGGCACGCCGACCTATCTCCACGCCGTCGTCGTCGATGATCACGACATGGCGATCACCCATGTCATCCGAGGCGACGACCATCTCACCAACACTTTTCGGCAAGTCCAGATCTATCAGGCGATGGGCTGGGAGATGCCGCGCTTTGCCCATATCCCGCTGATCCACGGCGCGGATGGGGCGAAGCTCTCCAAGCGCCATGGCGCGGTCAGCGTGCTGGAATTCCGCGAACAAGGGTTCCTCCCCGAGGCCGTGTGCAATTATTTGTTGCGGCTCGGCTGGGGGCATGGCGACGCCGAAATCCTCTCGCGGGAAGAGGCGATCCGGCTCTTTGATCTCGACGGCGTCGGGCGGGGCGCGGCGCGCATGGATTATGCCAAGCTCACCCATCTCAACGCCGTCTGGCTGCGTGCCGCCGATGACGCGCGGCTCGCCGAGGAAGTCATGGCGCGGCTTGCCGGTAAGCCTGGGCTCGTTTCCGATGATGTCGCGCGGGCGCGCATTCAGACCTTGATGCCGGCGCTCAAGGAACGCGCCCGCACCCTCGTCGAACTCGCCGAGAGCGCGGCGTTTCTCGCGCGCACGCCGCCGCTGCCGATGAACGAGAAGGCGCAGGCGTTGCTTGACGCGCCCGGCGCGCGGGCGATGCTCGGCGATTTGGCGCAAACGCTCGCCGCCGCCGCCTTCACGCCGGCGGCGCTGCATGACGCCCTCCGCGGTTTCGCCGAAGCGCACGGAAAAAAGCTCGGCGAGGTGGCGCAGCCGCTCCGCGCCGCCCTCACCGGCGCGACCACCAGCCCGCCGATCGACGCGACGCTTGCCGCATTGGGGCGCGAGGAGACGCTGGCGCGCCTCACGGCCGTCCTCGGGTGA
- a CDS encoding dihydroorotase: protein MSEAHPDLLFRNVRLVDPASGRDGAGELLVRRGVIADIAETLATSEGAEIIDGGGAVLCPGLVDMRAALGEPGFEYRETIASAAAAASAGGITTLAVLPDSDPAIDDPALVHFLRARGEATGRLTILPYGAVTRGCRGEELAELGLLREAGAVAFSDGARTIHPARLMRLALAYARGFGARIVQHPEEPSLAAGGAATEGELATRLGLPGIPACAEAIQVARDLRLAELTGGMVHFSRLSTAEALALVRAAKARGIAVTCDTAPPYFALNELAIGDFRTYAKLSPPLRAEADRQAVAAALADGTIDAVVSDHQPRDADDKRLPFAEAAPGGAGLATLLAVTLAEYHGGRLTLSRVIELLTIAPARLLGVAAGRLEKGLAADLCLFAPERAFRVTAGALPGKAQNTPFDGRALEGRVLGTWKAGRRVFG, encoded by the coding sequence ATGTCTGAAGCGCACCCCGATCTTTTGTTCCGCAATGTCCGCCTGGTCGATCCCGCGAGCGGGCGCGACGGCGCCGGGGAGCTTTTGGTGCGGCGCGGCGTCATCGCCGACATCGCCGAGACTCTCGCGACGAGCGAAGGGGCGGAGATCATCGATGGCGGCGGCGCGGTGCTCTGCCCCGGTCTCGTCGATATGCGCGCCGCCCTTGGCGAGCCCGGCTTTGAATATCGCGAAACCATCGCCTCCGCCGCCGCCGCCGCCTCGGCCGGCGGCATCACCACGCTTGCCGTTCTTCCCGATAGCGACCCGGCGATCGACGACCCCGCCCTGGTCCATTTTCTGAGAGCGCGCGGCGAAGCGACCGGGCGCCTCACCATCCTCCCCTATGGCGCGGTGACGCGCGGCTGCCGGGGCGAGGAGCTGGCCGAACTTGGTCTTTTGCGTGAGGCCGGGGCGGTCGCGTTCAGTGACGGCGCGCGCACGATCCACCCGGCGCGGCTGATGCGGCTGGCGCTCGCTTATGCCCGTGGCTTCGGCGCGCGCATCGTCCAGCACCCCGAGGAGCCATCGCTCGCCGCAGGCGGCGCCGCAACCGAAGGCGAACTCGCAACCCGGCTCGGCCTGCCCGGCATTCCCGCCTGCGCCGAGGCGATCCAGGTCGCGCGCGATCTCCGCCTTGCCGAACTCACCGGCGGGATGGTGCATTTCTCGCGGCTTTCGACCGCCGAGGCGCTGGCGCTGGTGCGCGCGGCGAAAGCGCGCGGGATTGCCGTCACCTGCGATACCGCGCCGCCCTATTTCGCCTTGAATGAGCTTGCGATCGGTGATTTTCGCACTTACGCCAAGCTCTCGCCGCCGCTCCGCGCCGAGGCCGACCGGCAAGCCGTCGCCGCGGCATTGGCTGACGGCACCATCGACGCCGTGGTCTCCGACCATCAACCGCGTGATGCCGATGACAAGCGCCTGCCCTTCGCCGAAGCGGCGCCGGGCGGCGCCGGGCTTGCGACGCTGCTCGCGGTGACGCTCGCGGAATATCATGGCGGGCGCCTCACCCTGTCGCGGGTCATCGAATTGCTCACCATCGCGCCCGCGCGGCTGCTGGGGGTTGCGGCCGGGCGGCTCGAAAAGGGGCTGGCCGCCGATCTCTGTCTCTTTGCCCCCGAGCGCGCCTTTCGCGTCACCGCCGGCGCCCTGCCCGGCAAGGCGCAGAATACGCCGTTTGACGGCCGCGCGCTGGAAGGAAGGGTGCTCGGCACCTGGAAAGCCGGGCGGCGCGTGTTCGGATGA
- the rnr gene encoding ribonuclease R produces the protein MARRGGFLPDLAELRRFLADQPGRLGKREISRAFGLGPEHRAGLRDLLRALAEEGEIAPAGARRYRAPGRLPEILPVEVISLDRDGEAVARPLDWTADGPAPAILMAPEPRGRPALALGARVLARLRPIAHGRYEGRTVKRLSDRQGRILGVFRASVAASPHPDAGRIVPADRRARAEWRVPPGESGGAEPGEIVEAIPLPTLGYGLKPARVIARLGREGEARAVSLLAIAAHDIPVDFSEAALAEAARAGAVPLAAREDLRAVPLITIDGPDARDFDDAVFAEPVIGGGFRLIVAIADVAHYVRPGSALDQAARTRGNSVYFPDRVVPMLPEALSAGWCSLRPGEPRGCLFVEMRIAANGETLSHRFGRGLMQSHARLTYDEVEDAHQSGQMASLLDPLYGAFRALQAQRMARGALDLDLPEQVVTLDAAGRIASIRPRVRRDSHRLIEEFMVLANVAAAETLEARRVPCLFRVHAPPAPEKLVALRDMLAGFGIRLAPGDRLHPRDLGAVLDRITGRPEAPLVNETMLRSLSQAAYSPENIGHFGLALARYAHFTSPIRRYADLLVHRALIHALHLGPDGLQPDEVASLEDVASHITATERRAAAAERAAIERYLAAFLADRIGENFAARISGVTRAVLFVTLLETGASGIVPLSSLPDDEWMFDFGSQMLSGRRRRISYRLAQAVTVRLIEANPLTGGMIFHILDETSGTPATRPRLAGKRAAKTKRPSSSRRT, from the coding sequence GTGGCACGGCGCGGCGGCTTTCTGCCCGACTTGGCGGAACTCCGCCGCTTTCTCGCCGATCAGCCCGGTCGCCTCGGCAAGCGCGAGATCAGCCGCGCCTTCGGCCTCGGCCCCGAACATCGCGCCGGGTTGCGCGATCTCCTGCGCGCGCTCGCCGAGGAGGGCGAAATCGCCCCCGCCGGCGCCCGCCGCTATCGCGCGCCGGGGCGTCTGCCCGAGATTCTGCCGGTCGAGGTCATTAGCCTCGATCGCGACGGCGAAGCGGTGGCGCGGCCGCTCGACTGGACCGCAGACGGGCCGGCGCCGGCGATCCTGATGGCGCCCGAGCCGCGCGGGCGGCCGGCGCTGGCGCTTGGCGCGCGGGTGCTGGCGCGGCTCCGCCCGATCGCCCATGGCCGCTATGAGGGGCGCACGGTCAAGCGGCTCAGCGACCGCCAGGGTCGTATCCTCGGCGTGTTTCGTGCAAGCGTGGCGGCCTCGCCGCATCCCGATGCCGGGCGGATCGTGCCCGCGGATCGCCGCGCGCGGGCGGAATGGCGCGTGCCGCCGGGCGAGAGCGGCGGCGCCGAGCCGGGCGAAATCGTCGAGGCGATCCCGCTGCCAACACTCGGTTATGGGCTGAAGCCAGCGCGCGTCATCGCCCGGCTCGGCCGCGAGGGCGAAGCACGCGCGGTGAGCTTGCTCGCGATTGCCGCGCACGACATTCCCGTCGATTTTTCAGAGGCGGCGCTCGCCGAGGCGGCGCGCGCCGGCGCCGTTCCGCTCGCCGCGCGCGAGGATTTGCGCGCCGTCCCCTTGATCACCATCGATGGCCCGGACGCCCGCGATTTCGACGATGCGGTGTTCGCCGAGCCGGTGATCGGCGGCGGTTTTCGCCTGATCGTCGCGATCGCCGATGTCGCGCATTATGTGCGCCCCGGCTCGGCGCTCGACCAGGCGGCGCGCACGCGCGGCAACAGCGTCTATTTTCCCGATCGCGTGGTGCCGATGCTGCCCGAGGCGCTGTCTGCCGGCTGGTGCAGCCTGCGCCCGGGTGAGCCGCGCGGCTGTCTTTTCGTCGAGATGCGGATTGCCGCCAATGGCGAGACGCTGAGCCATCGCTTCGGCCGCGGCCTGATGCAAAGCCATGCGCGACTGACCTATGACGAGGTCGAGGATGCGCATCAATCCGGCCAGATGGCGAGCCTTCTCGACCCGCTCTATGGCGCCTTTCGGGCATTGCAGGCGCAGCGCATGGCGCGCGGCGCGCTCGATCTCGATCTCCCCGAGCAAGTGGTGACGCTGGACGCGGCCGGGCGAATCGCGTCCATTCGGCCGCGCGTGCGCCGCGACAGCCATCGCCTGATCGAGGAATTCATGGTGCTCGCCAATGTCGCCGCCGCCGAGACGCTGGAGGCGCGGCGCGTGCCCTGCCTCTTTCGCGTCCACGCGCCGCCGGCGCCAGAGAAACTCGTGGCCTTGCGTGACATGCTGGCGGGTTTCGGGATCAGGCTTGCGCCCGGCGACCGGCTGCATCCGCGCGATCTCGGCGCCGTGCTCGATCGCATCACGGGCCGGCCGGAGGCGCCGCTGGTCAACGAGACCATGCTCCGCAGCCTCTCGCAGGCCGCCTACAGCCCGGAAAATATCGGCCATTTCGGCCTCGCCCTGGCCCGCTACGCGCATTTCACCAGCCCGATTCGCCGCTATGCCGATCTTCTCGTCCATCGCGCTTTGATCCACGCCCTTCACCTCGGCCCGGATGGGCTGCAACCCGATGAGGTCGCCAGCCTCGAGGATGTCGCATCGCACATCACCGCAACCGAGCGCCGCGCCGCCGCCGCCGAGCGGGCGGCGATCGAGCGCTATCTCGCGGCTTTCCTCGCCGATCGCATCGGAGAAAATTTCGCCGCCCGCATTTCCGGCGTGACGCGCGCGGTTTTATTCGTCACATTGTTGGAAACGGGTGCCAGCGGAATCGTTCCGCTCTCGTCTCTGCCTGATGATGAATGGATGTTCGACTTCGGATCGCAAATGCTGTCAGGGCGTCGGCGCCGGATCAGCTATCGGCTCGCCCAGGCGGTCACGGTGCGGCTTATCGAAGCCAATCCGCTCACCGGCGGCATGATATTCCACATCCTCGATGAGACGTCCGGCACACCCGCCACGCGCCCGAGGCTGGCCGGCAAGCGGGCGGCGAAGACGAAGCGGCCCTCGTCGTCGCGGCGAACGTGA
- the dprA gene encoding DNA-processing protein DprA, giving the protein MMPPDALERLRLARSEGVGPIAYRRLIRRYGDAGAALAALPALARAGGRAVPPRIPSARAAAREIEAVAARGGRHLFLDTDAYPPLLAALEDAPPVLAFEGDTDLLARPAIAIVGARNASLNGRRIAAELAEALAGAGYVVVSGLARGIDAAAHEGALRAGTSFAAIAGGLDRPYPPENAALQARLAAAGGVFAEAPLGTAPQARHFPRRNRIIAGLALGCVVVEAALRSGSLITARLAAEAGREVFAVPGSPRDPRCLGSNHLLRQGAHLTETLADILDNLPARGEAGQGRRFRETLAPIAPAAAAMAPDPEPMAVDDDGRAALLSLLGPAPVAVDELLRYCHLSPAAVIAALLELEIAGRVETLPGNRVAVIAGSAVS; this is encoded by the coding sequence ATGATGCCACCGGACGCGCTGGAGCGGCTGCGCCTTGCCCGCAGCGAAGGGGTCGGGCCGATCGCCTATCGCCGGCTGATCCGCCGCTATGGGGATGCCGGCGCGGCGCTTGCGGCCCTGCCGGCCTTGGCCCGCGCGGGCGGCCGCGCCGTGCCGCCACGCATTCCCTCAGCCCGCGCCGCCGCGCGCGAGATCGAGGCAGTCGCGGCGCGCGGCGGGCGGCATCTGTTTCTCGACACCGACGCCTATCCGCCGCTCCTCGCAGCCCTCGAGGATGCACCGCCCGTGCTCGCCTTCGAAGGCGACACCGATCTCTTGGCGCGCCCGGCGATCGCCATCGTCGGCGCCCGCAATGCCTCGCTCAACGGCCGCCGGATCGCCGCCGAGCTTGCCGAGGCGCTGGCCGGGGCGGGCTATGTCGTGGTCTCCGGCCTTGCGCGCGGGATCGATGCCGCGGCGCATGAGGGGGCGCTCCGCGCCGGCACCAGCTTCGCCGCGATCGCCGGGGGGCTTGATCGCCCCTATCCGCCGGAGAACGCGGCGCTCCAGGCACGCCTCGCTGCTGCCGGCGGTGTCTTTGCCGAAGCGCCGCTCGGCACCGCGCCGCAGGCACGGCATTTCCCGCGCCGCAACCGCATCATCGCCGGCCTCGCGCTCGGCTGCGTGGTTGTGGAGGCGGCGCTGCGTTCGGGCAGCCTGATCACCGCCCGCCTCGCCGCCGAGGCCGGGCGCGAGGTTTTCGCCGTCCCCGGCTCGCCGCGCGATCCGCGCTGTCTCGGGAGCAATCACCTGCTTCGCCAAGGCGCGCATTTGACCGAAACGCTCGCCGATATCCTCGACAATCTTCCCGCTCGCGGCGAGGCGGGCCAGGGCCGCCGTTTTCGCGAGACGCTGGCGCCGATCGCGCCCGCCGCCGCGGCCATGGCGCCCGATCCTGAGCCGATGGCGGTCGATGACGATGGCCGCGCCGCGCTGCTTTCGCTACTCGGCCCTGCGCCGGTCGCGGTTGACGAGCTTCTGCGCTATTGTCACTTGTCCCCCGCCGCCGTGATAGCGGCGCTTTTGGAGTTGGAAATCGCCGGGCGGGTGGAAACCCTCCCTGGCAACCGTGTCGCGGTGATCGCGGGATCCGCGGTGTCTTGA